The Humulus lupulus chromosome 4, drHumLupu1.1, whole genome shotgun sequence genome has a window encoding:
- the LOC133832345 gene encoding uncharacterized protein LOC133832345 — MQMLKLLSRGEYKTNEGYQALVTAKQSVKWYKEVWNKMAIPKHMFILWLAVLDRMQLKERLFRFQIVPDENCLLCGTKKETIEHLFFDCHLCYQALNQIKDWLGWHTAASTIPKILRWVAKARMTRFRKQVYSTTVAALVYHLWWCRNEALWNHKVYRVSIVVRRIQSNVKNRVRSYMPNKIQHIDQDWFDQL; from the coding sequence ATGCAGATGCTGAAACTTTTATCAAGAGGAGAGTACAAGACGAATGAAGGGTACCAAGCTTTGGTTACTGCTAAACAGTCGGTGAAGTGGTACAAGGAAGTCTGGAATAAGATGGCAATACCAAAACACATGTTTATATTATGGCTTGCGGTACTAGATAGGATGCAGTTGAAAGAGAGGCTATTCAGATTTCAAATAGTTCCAGATGAAAATTGTCTGCTATGTGGAACAAAAAAGGAAACCATAGAACATCTGTTTTTCGATTGCCATCTGTGTTATCAAGCGCTGAATCAAATCAAGGATTGGTTAGGATGGCATACAGCAGCAAGCACAATACCGAAAATACTGAGATGGGTAGCTAAGGCAAGGATGACAAGGTTCAGAAAGCAAGTGTATTCAACTACAGTTGCTGCTCTGGTTTATCACCTATGGTGGTGTAGAAATGAGGCTCTGTGGAATCACAAAGTGTATAGAGTGAGCATAGTTGTAAGAAGAATTCAAAGTAATGTAAAAAATAGAGTTAGGAGTTATATGCCGAACAAAATACAACATATAGATCAAGATTGGTTTGACCAGCTGTAA
- the LOC133832346 gene encoding uncharacterized protein LOC133832346, translating into MNRGPWLILGDFNDILSVEERIGGKCKQAISGAFKECVESCGVEDIKYTGSFYTWNNKQDQPTRIFSKIDRVMANQDWIEKFPIAEVVFLPEGNFDHCPAVLSVYPDMAEGKKPFRYFRMWQNYTSFQEGLKAIWQEQDTSTPMFQLVKKLKRVKQLLRDMNKSEVGDIQATNTQCYQAMVNSQIALQQNPYDKELITQEKEDRARYNAINKRYLSFLSQKVKVQWLKEGDDNTSFFHKSIKMRRAENRIYAIQDMEGKWVDNPQIVVTAFAILSKATRK; encoded by the coding sequence ATGAACAGAGGTCCTTGGCTTATCCTAGGGGATTTCAATGATATATTAAGTGTTGAGGAAAGAATAGGTGGAAAATGTAAGCAGGCAATCTCAGGTGCTTTCAAGGAGTGTGTGGAGAGTTGTGGGGTGGAGGATATAAAATACACAGGGTCATTTTACACCTGGAACAACAAACAAGATCAGCCTACACGGATTTTCTCAAAGATTGATAGGGTAATGGCAAACCAAGATTGGATAGAAAAATTTCCCATAGCTGAAGTTGTTTTTTTACCAGAGGGAAATTTTGATCACTGCCCAGCCGTGTTATCTGTGTATCCTGATATGGCAGAAGGCAAAAAACCTTTTAGATACTTCAGAATGTGGCAAAATTATACATCATTTCAGGAGGGTTTGAAAGCAATATGGCAGGAACAAGATACAAGCACACCAATGTTTCAGCTGGTGAAGAAGTTAAAGAGAGTCAAACAGTTATTAAGGGACATGAACAAATCTGAGGTAGGAGATATTCAAGCAACAAATACTCAGTGTTATCAAGCAATGGTTAACAGTCAAATAGCATTACAGCAGAATCCATATGATAAGGAACTAATAACACAGGAAAAAGAAGATAGAGCAAGATATAATgcaataaataaaagatatttgtcATTTCTTTCTCAGAAGGTGAAAGTACAATGGCTGAAAGAGGGGGATGATAATACCAGTTTTTTTCATAAGAGCATCAAGATGAGAAGGGCAGAGAATAGGATCTACGCAATTCAAGATATGGAGGGGAAATGGGTGGATAACCCACAAATAGTAGTCACAGCTTTCGCAATTTTATCAAAGGCTACTCGGAAGTAA